Below is a genomic region from Vicia villosa cultivar HV-30 ecotype Madison, WI unplaced genomic scaffold, Vvil1.0 ctg.003067F_1_1, whole genome shotgun sequence.
CATGTGTTGTTTTGGTGATGTGCATGGTAGCTATTGCGCCTATGGCAGAAGCTGCAGTCTCATGTGGAACTGTAACTGCTGATCTTGGTCCATGCCTTACTTATCTTACAGGTGGTCCTGGCCCTTCACCACAATGCTGTGGAGGAGTGAAGAAGCTTCTTGCTGCCGCCACCACCGTGCCTGATAAACAGGCTGCCTGTAACTGCTTGAAATCAGCAGCCGGTTCTATTTCAAAATTGAATACTAACAATGCTGCTGCCCTCCCTGGCAAATGTGGTGTCAACATTCCTTACAAGATCAGTACCTCCACCAACTGTAACACGTATGTCTTATTATAACTCTCTTATTTTTCTGTTGCTTTATTATGATGCATTAATTACTGactgtatttttttatttgttatattgACAGCATTAAGTTTTGAAGATGATGTTGCGGTTTCCAGGATCTCATATGGAAACATCTCAGTAGTATATGGGAGTAATAATAAATATCCAAGTGAGAGTGATATAGGATAATCTTGCGTGTGGTCCTATCCTGTTGTACTAGATCTATATACTGTATTGTCTCTTACTGTGTTGTTCTATCAATCTAGATAGTGGCATTTTAAtttgagttttttattttaaatttctgaaTATATATCACGCTGTCGCCA
It encodes:
- the LOC131640344 gene encoding non-specific lipid-transfer protein 4-like; amino-acid sequence: MARSMKLACVVLVMCMVAIAPMAEAAVSCGTVTADLGPCLTYLTGGPGPSPQCCGGVKKLLAAATTVPDKQAACNCLKSAAGSISKLNTNNAAALPGKCGVNIPYKISTSTNCNTIKF